Proteins encoded together in one Hymenobacter monticola window:
- a CDS encoding M56 family metallopeptidase: protein MLSPTLLYLLKANGALLLFALAYFGLLRRLTFFTLNRFYLLFALLFSAVYPLLPVPALLPPEAAAPVAVVLMETASLPTTAAASPAPAPTDWNAVALAVYGAGMALGLLRLLVQLLSLARLRRLSRPAVVQGVAVRALPGDVSPFSFGATIYLNPGQHPTPELAAVLRHEQVHVRQGHTLDVLLAQVAQAAAWCNPAAWLLRRALLDNLEYLADHAALQTGLDRRAYQYSLLRLSQGLPGPALVSHFTFPTLKNRVAMMNTPLSSTGQLARYFVAGPLVLAATLGFSGARAQGAGPAVPAAKEARPATESFGSIARATLTDRPDALPPVFYVDGRRQAGDISHINNDNIASMTILKGPSAQLLLGGEAGRGVAVVTTKANQNRPDVVAFNKKFTIENKRMVPVQATTSVNPADHQLPDGIKAYIAKTYPGSKLGGWFISEKASEKAPHIKYYASVMASNGEKHKLFFNAAEQLVAAPATVRTAAPAAGGTLAGKTPAIYSKKLAPVVYLDGRRYAGDIKDIGADNIANISVFKDNEQARQFFGAEADNGILVVTTKANENSAEVVAFNNRLNNAPTAPAAPAQATSVPYLAAPALAYITQHYPAARLLGVTELKDANGGPSRYQAEIVIGRRPAYLTFDGAGKFLSESFTR from the coding sequence ATGCTCTCGCCCACGCTGCTGTATTTGCTGAAGGCCAACGGGGCGCTGCTGCTCTTTGCGCTGGCTTATTTTGGGCTGCTGCGCCGGCTCACGTTTTTCACGCTGAACCGGTTTTACCTGCTGTTTGCGCTGCTGTTTTCGGCGGTATACCCGCTGCTGCCGGTGCCGGCGCTGCTGCCGCCGGAGGCCGCTGCGCCCGTGGCCGTGGTGCTCATGGAAACGGCCAGCTTGCCCACGACCGCGGCCGCCAGTCCCGCCCCTGCCCCCACCGATTGGAACGCCGTCGCGCTGGCCGTGTACGGCGCCGGCATGGCCCTGGGGCTGCTGCGGCTGCTGGTGCAACTGCTGTCGCTGGCGCGGCTGCGGCGCCTGTCGCGACCCGCGGTGGTGCAAGGCGTAGCGGTGCGGGCGCTGCCCGGCGACGTCAGCCCGTTTTCCTTCGGCGCCACCATTTACCTGAACCCCGGGCAGCACCCGACGCCCGAGCTGGCGGCCGTGCTGCGCCACGAGCAGGTGCATGTGCGGCAAGGGCACACGCTGGATGTGCTGCTGGCCCAGGTGGCGCAGGCCGCGGCCTGGTGCAACCCCGCGGCCTGGCTGTTGCGCCGCGCCCTGCTCGACAATTTGGAGTATCTGGCCGACCACGCCGCCCTGCAAACCGGCCTCGACCGGCGCGCCTACCAATACAGCCTGCTGCGCCTGAGTCAGGGGCTGCCGGGCCCCGCCCTTGTTTCGCATTTCACCTTCCCCACCCTCAAAAACCGCGTTGCCATGATGAACACACCGCTTTCTTCGACCGGGCAGCTGGCCCGCTATTTTGTGGCCGGGCCGCTGGTGCTGGCTGCTACCCTGGGCTTTTCGGGCGCGCGGGCGCAGGGCGCCGGGCCGGCGGTGCCAGCGGCGAAGGAAGCCCGCCCCGCCACCGAGAGCTTCGGCAGTATTGCCCGCGCTACCCTGACGGACCGGCCTGATGCCCTGCCTCCGGTGTTTTACGTGGATGGCCGCAGGCAAGCCGGTGACATTAGCCACATCAACAACGACAACATTGCCAGCATGACCATTCTCAAAGGCCCCTCGGCGCAACTGCTGCTGGGCGGGGAAGCAGGTCGCGGTGTAGCGGTGGTCACCACCAAAGCCAATCAGAATCGGCCCGATGTGGTGGCATTCAATAAAAAGTTTACCATTGAAAATAAGCGCATGGTGCCGGTGCAGGCCACCACATCCGTGAACCCGGCCGACCACCAGCTGCCCGATGGCATCAAGGCCTACATTGCCAAGACATATCCCGGGAGCAAGCTGGGTGGCTGGTTTATCAGCGAGAAGGCGTCGGAGAAAGCGCCGCACATTAAATACTACGCCAGCGTGATGGCCAGCAATGGCGAGAAGCACAAGCTGTTTTTTAATGCAGCGGAGCAGCTGGTGGCGGCCCCGGCCACGGTTCGCACGGCGGCGCCAGCCGCTGGGGGGACGTTGGCAGGGAAAACCCCGGCTATTTACAGCAAGAAGCTAGCACCTGTTGTGTACCTGGATGGCCGGCGTTATGCCGGCGATATAAAGGATATTGGCGCTGACAACATAGCCAACATCAGCGTATTTAAAGACAACGAGCAGGCCCGCCAATTTTTCGGAGCTGAAGCCGACAATGGCATATTGGTGGTGACCACCAAAGCCAATGAGAATAGCGCCGAGGTAGTGGCTTTCAATAACAGGCTGAACAATGCACCCACAGCTCCCGCCGCGCCGGCCCAGGCGACTAGCGTGCCCTACCTGGCCGCCCCGGCGCTGGCCTACATTACGCAGCACTACCCCGCCGCCCGCCTGCTGGGCGTGACAGAGCTGAAGGACGCCAACGGCGGCCCCTCGCGCTACCAGGCCGAGATTGTGATTGGCCGCCGGCCCGCTTACCTCACCTTCGACGGCGCGGGCAAGTTCCTTTCCGAGTCGTTCACTCGCTAG
- a CDS encoding T9SS type A sorting domain-containing protein has product MQTSTSFFYGASLAVLAALSSAGLAQAQTAPPAWSWANAVTSASATFLSGMTTDAAGNTYIAGSLQSDPVTVAPGTVLTSLAASDAYVAKYSASGSLLWTRQLTGSGNEKIERCVTDAAGNVYLTGWFSGSIQLGGLSLTPGTGVTVTFMASLDAQGQPRWLREVSRNGPSVQDVGVDAAGNLYLSGTFAGSNPNVAVGGIPLSAPGTISIFLAKFNSQGVVQWAQHGGGIPFTGSTISYFGHTLTVSPAGDAYLSWTIPATAGGFGTVPPAAGYGDDDVTLVRYNTQGVAQWQKRYGSASFDNAGTPALDGNGHLLVPMTFSSGGPATVDAQTLTGTGQRYGALLQLDAGTGNLQWVQRLESSTSVHFRAVAADAAGNSYVAGHFVGTAQTGSQPLSSSGGSSDVLVASYSAQGTPRWFQKSNSAQLEAATFIALSASNELSVGGTFTQQSQFGNTTLTSGGAAATSNAFVAHLSALPTATQAARPLALGFFPNPATHLVRVPSLPAGTPVQLLDALGRVARETRVSAASEVSVLGLAPGLYTLHATDKQGQQYAARVAVE; this is encoded by the coding sequence ATGCAAACTTCTACCTCTTTCTTCTATGGTGCCTCGCTGGCAGTGCTGGCGGCTTTGAGCAGTGCTGGGCTGGCGCAGGCCCAAACCGCCCCTCCGGCCTGGAGCTGGGCCAACGCCGTGACCAGCGCCAGCGCCACTTTCCTGAGCGGCATGACCACCGATGCCGCCGGCAACACCTACATCGCCGGCAGCCTGCAATCGGACCCCGTCACGGTGGCGCCCGGCACCGTGCTCACCAGCCTGGCCGCCTCCGATGCCTACGTGGCCAAGTACAGTGCCAGCGGCAGCCTGCTGTGGACGCGGCAGTTGACGGGCAGCGGCAACGAAAAAATTGAACGGTGCGTGACCGACGCGGCCGGCAACGTGTACCTCACCGGCTGGTTCAGCGGCAGCATCCAGCTGGGTGGCCTGAGCTTGACCCCTGGCACGGGCGTGACGGTGACCTTCATGGCCAGCCTCGACGCCCAGGGCCAGCCGCGCTGGCTCCGGGAGGTGAGCCGCAACGGGCCCAGTGTGCAAGACGTGGGCGTGGACGCCGCCGGCAACCTGTACCTCAGCGGCACATTTGCGGGGAGCAACCCCAACGTGGCCGTGGGCGGCATCCCGCTGAGCGCGCCCGGCACTATCAGCATCTTTCTCGCCAAATTCAACTCGCAGGGCGTGGTGCAGTGGGCCCAGCACGGCGGCGGTATACCATTCACGGGCAGCACCATCAGCTATTTTGGGCACACGCTAACCGTGAGCCCAGCCGGCGACGCCTACCTGAGCTGGACCATCCCGGCCACGGCCGGCGGGTTTGGCACGGTGCCCCCCGCGGCCGGCTATGGCGACGACGATGTGACCCTGGTACGCTACAACACGCAAGGGGTGGCGCAGTGGCAAAAGCGCTACGGCAGCGCTTCCTTCGACAACGCCGGCACTCCGGCCCTCGATGGCAACGGGCACCTGCTGGTGCCGATGACCTTTTCCAGTGGCGGCCCCGCCACCGTCGACGCCCAAACCCTGACCGGCACCGGCCAGCGCTACGGCGCCCTGCTCCAGCTCGATGCGGGCACGGGCAACCTGCAGTGGGTGCAGCGGCTGGAATCAAGCACCAGCGTCCATTTCCGGGCCGTCGCGGCCGACGCGGCTGGCAACAGCTACGTGGCCGGCCACTTCGTGGGCACGGCGCAGACCGGCAGCCAGCCGCTCAGCAGCTCCGGCGGCAGCTCCGATGTGCTGGTGGCCAGCTACTCGGCCCAGGGCACGCCCCGATGGTTCCAAAAGTCGAATAGTGCGCAGCTAGAGGCCGCCACCTTTATTGCCCTGAGTGCCAGCAACGAGCTTTCTGTGGGCGGCACCTTCACCCAGCAAAGCCAGTTTGGCAATACGACGCTCACGAGCGGGGGAGCGGCTGCTACTTCCAACGCCTTCGTTGCCCACCTGTCCGCACTGCCCACCGCTACCCAGGCGGCTCGGCCGCTGGCCCTGGGTTTCTTCCCCAACCCTGCCACCCACCTGGTCAGGGTGCCGTCGCTGCCCGCCGGCACGCCTGTGCAGCTACTAGACGCCCTGGGCCGCGTGGCCCGCGAAACCAGGGTTTCGGCTGCATCAGAAGTATCGGTGCTGGGCCTGGCGCCGGGCCTCTACACCCTGCACGCCACCGATAAGCAAGGCCAGCAGTATGCGGCCCGCGTGGCCGTGGAATAG
- a CDS encoding TCR/Tet family MFS transporter: protein MASQRSPALGFIFITLLIDVSGLGIIIPVVPTLIRQLTGEGLSQAAVYSGWLTFAYAGAQFCFAPIMGGLSDKWGRRPVLLAALLGLGLDYIFLSFAPTLAWLFVGRVVAGITGASFTTATAYIADISTPENRAQNFGMVGVAFGLGFIIGPAVGGLLADFGARVPFMVAAGLSLCNFFYGLLVLPESLAPDKRRAFAWTRANPVASLLRLKMYPAVLGLVASLVLIYLAGSSTQSVWTFYTELKFGWGEKMVGISLGVIGLFSALVQGGLVRVAIPRLGAARAIVVGLLCYTVGFVLFAFAWRGWLMLAFLAPYCLGGIAGPALQSTISGQVPANEQGELQGALTSLMSVTGVVGPLLMTGLFRYFTRDNAPVHFPGAPFLLGAVMALASAALALRSFRRHPPVESSTVPAAVPAH, encoded by the coding sequence ATGGCATCGCAACGCTCCCCGGCCCTTGGGTTCATCTTCATCACGCTGCTGATTGACGTCAGCGGGCTCGGCATCATCATTCCGGTGGTGCCCACGCTTATCCGGCAGCTCACGGGCGAGGGGCTGAGCCAGGCAGCGGTGTATTCGGGCTGGCTCACGTTTGCTTACGCCGGGGCACAGTTCTGTTTTGCGCCTATTATGGGCGGGCTCAGCGACAAGTGGGGGCGGCGGCCGGTGCTGCTGGCGGCGTTGCTGGGGCTGGGGCTCGACTACATCTTCCTGAGCTTTGCCCCCACCCTGGCCTGGCTGTTTGTGGGGCGCGTGGTGGCGGGCATCACGGGGGCCAGCTTCACCACGGCCACGGCCTACATTGCCGACATCAGCACGCCCGAGAACCGGGCCCAGAACTTTGGCATGGTGGGCGTGGCATTTGGGCTGGGCTTCATCATCGGGCCGGCGGTGGGCGGGCTGCTGGCGGATTTTGGCGCGCGGGTGCCGTTTATGGTGGCGGCGGGGCTGAGCTTGTGCAACTTCTTCTACGGCCTGTTGGTGCTGCCCGAGTCGCTGGCGCCCGACAAGCGCCGGGCCTTTGCCTGGACGCGGGCCAACCCCGTGGCCTCGCTGCTGCGGCTGAAAATGTACCCGGCGGTGCTGGGCCTGGTGGCCTCGCTGGTGCTCATCTACCTGGCAGGTTCTTCTACTCAATCGGTCTGGACGTTTTACACCGAGCTCAAGTTTGGCTGGGGCGAGAAGATGGTGGGCATTTCGCTGGGCGTTATCGGACTGTTTTCGGCGCTGGTGCAGGGCGGGCTGGTGCGCGTGGCCATCCCCAGGCTGGGCGCGGCGCGGGCCATAGTGGTGGGGCTGCTGTGCTACACGGTGGGCTTCGTGCTGTTTGCCTTTGCCTGGCGGGGCTGGCTGATGCTAGCGTTTCTGGCGCCCTACTGCCTGGGCGGCATCGCGGGACCGGCGCTGCAAAGCACCATTTCGGGCCAGGTGCCGGCCAACGAGCAGGGCGAGCTGCAGGGCGCCCTCACCAGCCTGATGAGCGTGACCGGCGTGGTGGGCCCGCTGCTGATGACGGGCCTGTTCCGCTACTTCACCCGCGACAACGCGCCGGTGCATTTCCCAGGCGCCCCATTTTTGCTGGGGGCGGTGATGGCGCTGGCCAGCGCGGCACTGGCGCTGCGCTCGTTTCGCCGGCACCCGCCGGTGGAAAGCAGCACCGTGCCCGCCGCCGTGCCCGCGCATTGA
- a CDS encoding BlaI/MecI/CopY family transcriptional regulator: protein MERLTQPEEDALRVLWPLPAGGFVKDVLDQLPEPRPPYTTLASTLRNLERKGYVRAEKLGNSYRFVPVVSADDYQRRSLGTLVKQHFQNSYKELVSFFAQDNKISAEELQEIIKLIESKKED from the coding sequence ATGGAACGCCTCACCCAACCTGAAGAAGATGCCCTGCGCGTGCTGTGGCCGCTGCCCGCCGGCGGCTTCGTGAAAGACGTGCTCGACCAGCTGCCCGAGCCGCGGCCGCCCTACACCACGCTGGCCAGCACCCTGCGCAACCTGGAGCGCAAGGGCTACGTGCGCGCCGAAAAGCTGGGCAACTCCTACCGCTTCGTGCCCGTGGTGTCGGCCGATGACTACCAGCGCCGCTCCCTGGGCACGCTGGTGAAGCAGCACTTCCAGAACTCTTATAAGGAGCTGGTGTCGTTTTTCGCGCAGGACAACAAAATCAGCGCCGAAGAGCTGCAGGAAATTATCAAGCTCATCGAAAGCAAGAAGGAGGACTAG
- a CDS encoding T9SS type A sorting domain-containing protein yields MKTLILRCAQLAAVVLSSLAVGSRAAAQTAPAWTSARSTGAYLSPQTRRVTDAQGNIYETATFNPQTGVGQTLLTSRGSYDGYLAKYTPQGALAWIRQFGSTGADGTDDVALDAAGNAYVVGHFQGTLDMGNGQSLSAGTYLGTKAFVARYDAQGNLAWAKQSDDVAFDPAFPACIPVVLATAVAVDGAGNVFVSGGHVFSSGVSFGGQLVAPSTTLATPYTTYLARFSAATGDIQSIKNIFYSDRSTGAGVIYPIRLVSAPGGGIYVASNFYMAAEFPTGLTFPSPGSVNLMAMKYSAAGNLEWARTFGGPDFDDITGAAADASGNFYLTGTFRQSFSFAGSTFAGSTATASNEDGFLVRFSAQGAEQWAQTLVSASSDFLTNVCVDGGGNTYVTGSFGNQARLGTLALTSAGRGDALVASYSPQGQLRWAQQAGGPDDERALGLGFLAQGALQVHGYACYGVRFGSIALPGQGSYLGFIAQLDASATTLAAATALPLPQGLFPNPASDALHLPGLAPGTLVQVIDATGRVVREATVSAVAAVSVRGLAPGFYVVQATDAQGRRYASRVAVE; encoded by the coding sequence ATGAAAACACTTATCCTTCGTTGTGCCCAGCTGGCCGCGGTGGTCTTGAGCAGCCTCGCCGTTGGCTCCCGCGCCGCCGCTCAAACGGCTCCCGCCTGGACCAGTGCCCGCAGCACCGGGGCCTACCTGTCGCCTCAAACGCGCCGGGTGACGGATGCCCAGGGCAATATATACGAAACCGCCACCTTCAACCCCCAGACCGGGGTGGGGCAGACCCTCCTGACCAGCCGCGGTTCTTACGATGGGTACCTGGCCAAATACACGCCGCAGGGCGCCCTGGCCTGGATACGGCAGTTCGGTTCGACCGGCGCCGACGGGACCGACGACGTGGCGCTGGATGCCGCGGGCAATGCCTACGTGGTGGGCCATTTCCAGGGCACCCTCGACATGGGCAACGGCCAGAGCCTGAGCGCCGGCACCTACCTGGGCACGAAAGCCTTCGTGGCCCGCTACGATGCACAGGGAAACCTGGCCTGGGCCAAGCAGAGCGACGATGTAGCGTTCGACCCGGCCTTTCCGGCTTGCATCCCGGTGGTGCTGGCCACGGCCGTAGCCGTTGATGGTGCCGGCAATGTGTTCGTGAGCGGCGGCCACGTTTTCAGCAGCGGCGTCAGCTTCGGTGGCCAGCTGGTGGCACCCTCCACCACGTTGGCTACCCCCTACACCACCTACCTGGCCCGCTTTTCGGCAGCTACGGGAGATATTCAAAGCATTAAAAATATTTTCTACTCCGACCGCAGCACCGGGGCCGGGGTTATTTATCCGATACGGCTGGTGAGCGCGCCGGGCGGCGGGATTTACGTGGCCAGCAACTTCTACATGGCGGCGGAGTTTCCCACGGGCCTCACGTTTCCCAGCCCCGGCAGCGTCAACCTGATGGCGATGAAGTACAGCGCGGCCGGCAACTTGGAATGGGCGCGCACGTTTGGCGGACCCGATTTTGACGACATTACCGGCGCCGCCGCCGATGCCTCCGGCAACTTCTACCTCACGGGCACCTTCCGGCAATCGTTCTCCTTCGCCGGCAGCACCTTCGCCGGCTCCACCGCCACCGCCAGCAACGAAGACGGTTTCCTCGTCCGGTTCTCGGCCCAGGGCGCCGAGCAGTGGGCGCAAACGTTGGTCAGCGCAAGCTCCGATTTTCTGACCAACGTGTGCGTGGATGGCGGCGGCAACACTTACGTCACGGGCAGCTTCGGCAACCAGGCCCGGCTGGGCACGCTTGCGCTCACCTCGGCGGGCCGGGGCGACGCGCTGGTGGCCTCGTATTCGCCGCAGGGCCAGCTGCGCTGGGCGCAGCAGGCCGGCGGCCCCGACGACGAACGGGCCCTTGGCCTGGGGTTCCTGGCGCAGGGCGCCCTGCAGGTACACGGCTACGCCTGCTACGGCGTCAGATTTGGCTCCATTGCCCTGCCGGGCCAGGGGTCTTACCTGGGCTTCATCGCCCAGCTGGACGCTTCGGCTACCACGTTGGCGGCCGCCACGGCCTTGCCATTGCCCCAAGGCCTGTTTCCCAACCCGGCTTCCGATGCCCTGCACCTGCCCGGCCTGGCGCCGGGCACCCTCGTGCAGGTAATAGATGCAACGGGCCGCGTGGTGCGTGAAGCCACGGTTTCGGCTGTGGCGGCCGTATCGGTGCGGGGCCTGGCGCCCGGTTTCTACGTGGTGCAGGCCACCGATGCGCAGGGCCGCCGCTACGCATCCCGCGTGGCGGTGGAGTAG
- a CDS encoding M13 family metallopeptidase — translation MKNRSSRPWLATALLLASCAGTRPAPVATTAPATPAPTETYPKGVGLDMADLDRTVNPCDDFFQFSGGNWLRNNPVPSYASSWGPRNLLGNRTQALLRQILEDAAANRTAAPGSNLQKVGDFYAAAMDTAAIDRAGLAPLRPELERLAAVRDAAALHREIIRLQDLGVGVFFQVGVGVDEKMSSQYAVQMGQGGLTLPNREFYFKTDARSEKVKAAYRAYMQQVLELAGAPPALAQLDAATVERIETRLAKASRTPVELRDPQTNYNKMTVAAAQKRYPALDPKGLLAGLQMGKAQEIIVGQPAFLDEVNAVLKTENIPDLKAYLRWHLLRSTAAALPTPFADAAFRFSQAQTGAKQQAARWKRMQAATDSYLGEAFGQLYVDQAFPPAAKAKALEMVNNVKASMAEHIQTNTWMSAPTKAEALKKLAALRVKIGYPDVWKDYSSLKITRESYLKNLLAARQWENRREAAHLGQPIDRTEWGMTPPTINAYYDPTLNEMVFPAGYLQPPFFDPQADDAVNYGAIGGVMGHEMTHGFDDQGRQYDAQGNLRDWWTPADAAEFTKRAAVVGRQYDAFSPLDSVHVNGQLTMGENLADFAGLTVVYGALQKQLQQRYGNGPRPKFDGFTPEQRYFLSWAQLRRTNIRPEALRQQIATDPHSPGQYRTIGPLMNMPQFQAAFGCQEGDKMIRKPADRAVIW, via the coding sequence ATGAAAAACCGCTCCTCCCGCCCCTGGCTGGCGACCGCGCTGCTGCTGGCCAGCTGCGCCGGCACCAGGCCCGCCCCCGTGGCCACCACAGCGCCGGCTACGCCTGCCCCCACCGAAACCTACCCCAAAGGCGTCGGCCTCGACATGGCCGACCTCGACCGCACGGTGAACCCCTGCGACGACTTCTTTCAGTTTTCGGGCGGCAACTGGCTGCGCAACAACCCCGTGCCGAGCTACGCCAGCAGCTGGGGGCCGCGCAACCTGCTCGGCAACCGCACGCAGGCCCTGCTGCGCCAGATTCTGGAAGACGCGGCGGCTAACCGCACCGCCGCGCCCGGCTCGAACCTGCAGAAGGTGGGCGACTTCTACGCCGCGGCCATGGACACGGCGGCCATCGACCGGGCCGGCCTGGCGCCGCTGCGGCCGGAGCTGGAACGCCTGGCTGCCGTGCGCGACGCGGCCGCCCTGCACCGCGAAATCATCCGTTTGCAGGACCTGGGCGTCGGCGTGTTTTTCCAGGTGGGCGTGGGCGTGGACGAGAAGATGAGCTCCCAGTACGCTGTGCAGATGGGCCAGGGCGGCCTCACGCTGCCCAACCGCGAGTTCTACTTTAAAACCGACGCCCGCTCTGAGAAGGTGAAGGCCGCTTACCGCGCCTACATGCAGCAGGTGCTGGAGCTGGCGGGCGCCCCGCCCGCGCTGGCCCAGCTCGACGCGGCCACCGTGGAGCGCATCGAAACGCGCCTGGCCAAGGCCTCGCGCACGCCCGTGGAGCTGCGCGACCCCCAAACGAACTACAACAAGATGACCGTGGCCGCCGCCCAGAAGCGCTACCCCGCCCTCGACCCGAAAGGGCTGCTGGCGGGCCTACAGATGGGCAAGGCCCAGGAAATCATCGTGGGCCAGCCAGCCTTTCTGGATGAGGTGAATGCGGTGCTGAAAACCGAGAACATTCCGGACCTGAAGGCCTACCTGCGCTGGCACCTGCTGCGCAGCACGGCCGCGGCTCTGCCCACGCCCTTTGCCGACGCGGCCTTCCGCTTCAGCCAGGCCCAGACCGGAGCCAAGCAACAGGCCGCGCGCTGGAAGCGCATGCAGGCCGCCACCGACAGCTACCTCGGCGAAGCCTTCGGGCAGCTCTACGTGGACCAGGCCTTCCCGCCCGCGGCCAAGGCCAAGGCCCTGGAAATGGTGAACAACGTGAAGGCCAGCATGGCCGAGCACATCCAAACCAACACCTGGATGAGCGCGCCCACCAAGGCCGAGGCCCTGAAAAAGCTGGCCGCCCTGCGCGTAAAAATCGGCTACCCCGACGTGTGGAAGGATTACTCAAGCCTGAAAATCACGCGCGAGAGCTACCTCAAAAACCTGCTGGCCGCCCGCCAGTGGGAAAACCGCCGCGAGGCCGCCCACCTGGGCCAGCCCATCGACCGCACCGAGTGGGGCATGACGCCGCCCACCATCAACGCCTACTACGACCCGACGCTGAACGAGATGGTGTTTCCGGCCGGCTACCTGCAGCCGCCCTTCTTCGACCCCCAGGCCGACGACGCGGTGAACTACGGCGCCATTGGCGGGGTGATGGGCCACGAAATGACCCACGGCTTCGACGACCAGGGCCGGCAGTACGACGCCCAGGGCAACCTGCGCGACTGGTGGACGCCCGCCGACGCGGCCGAGTTTACGAAGCGGGCTGCCGTGGTGGGCCGCCAGTACGACGCCTTCTCGCCCCTCGACTCGGTGCACGTGAACGGCCAGCTGACCATGGGCGAAAACCTGGCCGACTTTGCCGGCCTCACGGTGGTATACGGCGCCCTGCAGAAGCAGCTGCAGCAGCGCTACGGCAACGGCCCGCGCCCGAAGTTCGACGGCTTCACGCCCGAGCAGCGCTACTTCCTGAGCTGGGCCCAGCTGCGCCGCACCAACATCCGGCCCGAGGCCTTGCGCCAGCAAATTGCCACCGACCCGCACTCGCCCGGCCAGTACCGCACCATCGGCCCGCTGATGAACATGCCGCAGTTTCAGGCGGCGTTTGGCTGCCAAGAGGGCGACAAGATGATTCGCAAGCCGGCCGATAGGGCGGTGATTTGGTAG
- a CDS encoding TlpA family protein disulfide reductase, with translation MKYPSCLLGAALAVAPGLVCAQKTALPAAPVVITGQFAGVPDSTTVTIFEPLPGVPLNYFFTDGPNEAMVRGGRFRYQLRHSQTGFVRYDGKYAPRSLAFVEPGARLGFTLTPGVGNAPPTVAYAGTNAAGNNLLEQGKLLNGGPTDGQRLTKALAAAPTAAAGLAALQAEAATPQALLTAALRTRGISQRCHDVLAAEVEQRLLFWVGNALAVHFQDSAKANLHLKMPAAEVRRLAVALCARYDPALPRYRYSALGNLGTVAELRQRGVLPGPAPTARTWAGYETQFAPVYGGMGRFDYLPRAAQGEGVGTIFLTALSFNAMSPADFVRAFADYKRMFPTSPYVPIIARALPKAPAAPAVAGQNLTFGTLAPGANALAFAPAPGLDTVRTLAGLVRQQFAGQPVFVDFWASWCGPCIAEFRHEPGLHEFASKNGIEVLYISVDKPGFRDKWAALAAKSNLRGAHYLASEAVQKSLEKVIPYLPTYMIFDKNGKLVEASAYHPSDGEKLYQQLRERLGLR, from the coding sequence ATGAAGTACCCCTCCTGCCTGCTGGGGGCGGCGCTGGCCGTTGCCCCTGGCTTGGTGTGTGCCCAAAAAACCGCGTTGCCGGCCGCGCCGGTTGTTATTACCGGCCAGTTTGCCGGCGTGCCGGATTCTACCACGGTGACCATCTTCGAGCCCCTGCCGGGTGTGCCGCTGAACTACTTTTTCACCGACGGACCCAACGAAGCGATGGTGCGGGGCGGGCGCTTCCGCTACCAGCTGCGGCACAGCCAAACGGGCTTTGTGCGCTACGATGGCAAGTATGCCCCGCGCAGCCTCGCCTTCGTGGAGCCGGGCGCGCGCCTTGGCTTCACGCTGACGCCGGGCGTGGGCAATGCGCCGCCTACGGTGGCTTACGCGGGCACCAACGCGGCCGGCAACAACTTACTGGAGCAAGGCAAGCTGCTGAACGGCGGCCCCACCGACGGCCAGCGCCTCACCAAAGCCCTGGCCGCTGCCCCCACTGCCGCGGCCGGGCTGGCGGCTCTGCAGGCCGAGGCCGCCACACCCCAGGCCCTGCTCACGGCTGCGCTGCGAACCAGAGGCATCAGCCAGCGCTGCCACGACGTGCTGGCGGCCGAGGTGGAGCAGCGCCTGCTGTTCTGGGTGGGTAATGCGCTGGCGGTGCACTTCCAGGATTCGGCCAAGGCCAACCTGCACCTGAAGATGCCCGCCGCCGAGGTTCGCCGGCTGGCCGTGGCTCTGTGTGCCCGCTACGACCCTGCCCTGCCCCGCTACCGCTACTCGGCCCTCGGCAACCTGGGCACCGTGGCAGAACTGCGCCAGCGGGGCGTGCTGCCCGGCCCCGCACCCACGGCCCGCACCTGGGCCGGCTACGAAACGCAGTTTGCGCCGGTGTATGGGGGCATGGGCCGCTTCGACTATCTGCCCCGCGCGGCGCAGGGCGAAGGCGTAGGTACCATCTTTCTCACGGCGCTGTCCTTCAACGCCATGAGCCCGGCCGATTTTGTCCGGGCGTTTGCCGATTACAAGCGGATGTTTCCAACGAGTCCGTACGTGCCCATTATCGCCCGGGCCCTGCCCAAAGCGCCGGCCGCCCCGGCGGTGGCGGGCCAGAACCTCACCTTCGGCACCCTTGCCCCCGGCGCCAACGCCCTGGCCTTCGCTCCTGCGCCGGGCTTGGATACGGTACGGACACTGGCCGGACTCGTGCGCCAGCAGTTTGCGGGCCAGCCGGTATTTGTCGATTTCTGGGCTTCGTGGTGCGGGCCGTGCATTGCCGAGTTTCGGCACGAGCCGGGCCTGCACGAGTTTGCCAGCAAAAACGGCATCGAGGTGCTCTATATCTCTGTCGACAAGCCCGGCTTCCGGGACAAGTGGGCGGCGCTGGCGGCTAAAAGCAACCTGCGCGGCGCCCACTACCTGGCTTCGGAGGCCGTGCAGAAGTCGCTGGAGAAGGTGATTCCCTACCTACCGACCTACATGATTTTCGACAAAAACGGGAAACTGGTGGAGGCCAGTGCCTACCACCCCAGCGACGGCGAAAAGCTGTACCAGCAGTTGCGCGAGCGGCTGGGGCTGCGGTAG